The proteins below come from a single Dehalococcoidia bacterium genomic window:
- the hemB gene encoding porphobilinogen synthase — translation MADFPQRRLRRLRRTEAVRRLVRETQVDIADLVYPLFVTCGKGKKEEIESMPGIFRLSEDKLAAEIEEIAGLGISAVILFGIPQAKDEVGTSAFAPNGVVQGAIKSIKKAVPNLLVMTDVCLCEYTSHGHCGVVSDGEVDNDETLQLLARMAVSHAEAGADVVAPSDMMDGRIGAIRKALDDSNFSHIPILSYAAKYASAFYGPFREAAQSTPEFGDRRGYQMDPANIREALREIEQDIIEGADMVMVKPALAYLDVIREARMAFHYPLAAYNVSGEYSMVKAAAQRGWIDERRIVLEILTAIKRAGADIIISYHAKEAARWLQ, via the coding sequence ATGGCTGATTTCCCTCAACGGAGGCTGCGTCGACTTCGCCGGACCGAGGCTGTGCGGCGATTGGTTCGGGAAACACAGGTGGACATCGCCGATCTGGTCTATCCGCTTTTCGTCACCTGCGGTAAGGGCAAGAAGGAGGAGATCGAATCCATGCCGGGCATCTTTCGGCTATCGGAGGACAAGCTGGCAGCGGAAATCGAGGAGATTGCCGGACTGGGTATTTCGGCAGTGATTCTATTTGGCATTCCGCAGGCTAAGGATGAGGTTGGCACTTCAGCCTTTGCCCCGAATGGGGTGGTTCAAGGGGCCATCAAGTCAATCAAGAAGGCCGTTCCTAATCTTCTGGTCATGACCGATGTTTGCCTCTGTGAGTATACCAGTCACGGACATTGCGGTGTGGTTTCCGATGGGGAGGTGGATAACGACGAGACTCTGCAATTGCTGGCACGGATGGCAGTCTCCCATGCCGAGGCCGGAGCCGATGTGGTGGCTCCGTCGGACATGATGGATGGGCGAATCGGAGCTATCCGCAAAGCGCTGGACGATTCGAACTTCAGTCATATCCCAATCCTTTCCTATGCTGCCAAATATGCTTCTGCTTTCTATGGTCCGTTCCGGGAAGCTGCCCAATCGACGCCTGAGTTCGGGGATCGACGAGGCTATCAGATGGACCCTGCCAATATCAGGGAGGCGCTGAGAGAGATTGAACAGGATATAATCGAAGGGGCTGACATGGTGATGGTGAAACCCGCACTAGCGTATCTCGACGTCATTCGCGAAGCCAGAATGGCCTTCCACTATCCCTTGGCCGCCTATAACGTCAGCGGGGAGTATTCGATGGTGAAAGCGGCAGCTCAACGCGGCTGGATCGATGAGCGGCGGATCGTTCTGGAGATTCTCACTGCTATCAAGCGGGCCGGTGCGGATATCATCATCAGCTATCATGCCAAAGAGGCAGCTCGCTGGCTCCAGTAG
- a CDS encoding 4Fe-4S binding protein, producing the protein MTTPKIKQPGCIEQRDSNYLTLRTRVLAGLLSCEQMAELMKVAEEYGRGVVQLTSRVGVEIPWIKAEDVKAISTRLAKVNLPVSGTGSTVRAIVACKGTTCKNGLFDTQQLCRELDQKFFGKKLSAKFKMRIAGCPNNCVMGRTNDLDFIGQCVPHISDSCSLCGSCVEVCPGKAIREKEGAITIIRSQCFNCGKCAMVCPEGAISSIEQGVAVFIGGKFGKQYRIGQRIEGVFPIEKAVEVADRLIRYYEDHAKPGERFGDTLDRVGVDRFPNRLTVRQ; encoded by the coding sequence ATGACTACACCGAAGATCAAGCAGCCTGGATGCATCGAACAACGAGATAGCAATTATTTAACCCTCCGCACCAGAGTGCTGGCAGGACTTCTCTCTTGTGAACAAATGGCCGAGCTGATGAAAGTGGCCGAAGAATATGGCCGTGGAGTGGTACAGCTCACTTCCCGGGTGGGAGTGGAGATTCCCTGGATCAAGGCGGAGGACGTTAAAGCGATCTCCACCCGGTTGGCAAAGGTGAACCTGCCGGTCAGCGGTACTGGCTCGACCGTCCGGGCAATCGTTGCCTGCAAGGGAACCACCTGCAAGAACGGCTTATTCGATACTCAGCAGCTTTGTCGGGAACTGGATCAGAAATTTTTCGGGAAAAAGCTCTCCGCCAAGTTTAAGATGCGGATCGCAGGCTGCCCCAACAATTGCGTTATGGGAAGGACCAATGATCTCGATTTCATCGGGCAATGTGTCCCTCATATCAGCGATAGTTGCTCTCTGTGCGGGTCGTGCGTTGAAGTGTGCCCAGGCAAAGCCATCAGAGAGAAAGAAGGAGCCATCACCATTATTCGAAGCCAGTGTTTTAATTGTGGCAAGTGTGCCATGGTTTGCCCCGAGGGAGCGATATCATCCATCGAACAAGGGGTTGCCGTCTTCATCGGGGGGAAGTTTGGCAAGCAATACCGGATCGGGCAAAGGATCGAAGGGGTGTTTCCAATCGAAAAGGCAGTGGAAGTGGCAGATCGGTTAATCCGGTATTATGAGGATCATGCCAAGCCTGGAGAACGCTTTGGCGACACTCTGGATCGAGTGGGTGTGGATAGATTCCCGAATCGGTTGACCGTTCGTCAATAA
- the cobA gene encoding uroporphyrinogen-III C-methyltransferase, with protein MNGKVYIVGAGPGDPGLITVKGMKCLKQAQVVVYDRLIDDRLLEIVPPGAELIYVGKSAKLHAREQDEINRLLVEKASEGKTVVRLKGGDPFVLGRGGEEAEELVANHIPFEIVPGISSAIAAPAYAGIPVTHRQVSSSFAVITGHEDPRKEISSINWKNLATGVDTLVFLMGMGNLGRIVQKLIEHGRNPETPVALIRQGSTPEQQTLTGTLADIVQRAKTAEFEPPVVIVVGEVVGLRERLEWFENRPLFGKRILVTRSRIQASALSQLLRERGAEPVELPVIEIVDVLDPSELDQSILNLANYEWVIFTSANGVEAFWKRLGALGLDARQFARSGVAAIGPATAQALKGRGIVPDFIPQTYTTEGVLSGFKEKGIQGCRILLPRADIAPKDLFDGLANLGANPTEVVAYLTKPPGKAVSDGVRKMLRDGKIDIITFTSSSTVINLKDELGDDWQMAQKARIACIGPVTAATAEKAGLKVDILAQESTIPGLVAAIEEAF; from the coding sequence ATGAACGGCAAGGTTTATATCGTCGGGGCTGGTCCGGGCGATCCGGGGCTGATCACAGTCAAGGGAATGAAATGCCTCAAACAGGCCCAGGTCGTGGTCTATGATCGATTGATCGATGATAGACTACTGGAGATCGTTCCTCCCGGTGCCGAACTGATCTACGTGGGCAAATCGGCTAAACTTCATGCCAGAGAGCAGGACGAGATCAATCGGTTGCTGGTTGAAAAGGCATCTGAAGGGAAGACGGTGGTTCGGCTCAAGGGCGGCGATCCGTTCGTGCTGGGGCGGGGTGGGGAGGAGGCAGAGGAGCTTGTAGCCAATCATATTCCGTTTGAGATCGTTCCCGGCATATCCTCAGCGATTGCGGCCCCGGCTTATGCCGGCATACCGGTGACTCATCGTCAGGTTTCCTCATCGTTTGCCGTCATCACCGGACATGAAGATCCTCGAAAAGAGATATCGAGCATCAACTGGAAAAACCTGGCCACTGGAGTTGATACGCTGGTCTTCCTGATGGGAATGGGGAATCTGGGTAGGATCGTTCAGAAGCTCATCGAACATGGCAGAAACCCCGAGACGCCGGTGGCGTTGATCCGGCAGGGATCAACGCCGGAGCAGCAGACGCTGACGGGAACCCTTGCCGATATTGTCCAGAGAGCCAAGACGGCCGAATTTGAACCGCCGGTGGTGATCGTCGTCGGAGAGGTTGTCGGCCTTCGGGAGAGGCTGGAGTGGTTTGAAAACCGGCCCTTGTTCGGAAAGCGCATTCTGGTCACCCGATCCCGGATTCAGGCGAGCGCATTGAGTCAGCTGCTGAGAGAGCGCGGCGCTGAGCCTGTTGAGTTGCCGGTGATTGAAATCGTCGATGTCCTCGACCCTTCAGAGCTGGATCAGTCGATCCTGAACCTCGCCAATTACGAGTGGGTGATTTTCACGAGCGCCAACGGAGTGGAGGCATTCTGGAAACGTCTCGGAGCTCTAGGGTTAGATGCGCGCCAGTTCGCTCGAAGCGGAGTCGCCGCCATTGGCCCGGCTACTGCTCAAGCGCTGAAGGGCCGCGGCATAGTTCCTGATTTCATACCTCAGACGTACACCACTGAGGGCGTCTTATCTGGATTCAAGGAAAAGGGAATCCAGGGATGCCGCATTCTGTTACCCCGTGCCGATATCGCTCCGAAGGACCTCTTCGATGGACTTGCCAATCTGGGTGCAAATCCTACAGAGGTCGTTGCATACCTGACGAAACCGCCGGGCAAGGCTGTTTCTGACGGGGTGAGAAAAATGCTTCGGGATGGGAAGATTGATATCATCACTTTCACCAGTTCTTCTACCGTGATCAACCTAAAGGATGAGCTCGGAGATGATTGGCAGATGGCTCAAAAGGCCCGGATCGCGTGCATCGGGCCGGTGACAGCGGCAACTGCGGAAAAAGCAGGGCTGAAGGTGGATATCCTTGCCCAAGAATCGACGATTCCCGGTCTGGTGGCCGCGATCGAGGAGGCTTTCTGA